The following proteins are encoded in a genomic region of Candidatus Methylospira mobilis:
- the tnpB gene encoding IS66 family insertion sequence element accessory protein TnpB (TnpB, as the term is used for proteins encoded by IS66 family insertion elements, is considered an accessory protein, since TnpC, encoded by a neighboring gene, is a DDE family transposase.), whose product MSGLIAHPVQIWFSVAAVDMRRGIDGLSSHVQQVLGHAPCAGSAFVFRNRAGNRIKVLLWDGTGVWLCQRRLHEGRFIGPKAGEPCVSLTVAQWEWLIAGVDWRRLSSVPSADLRA is encoded by the coding sequence ATGTCTGGATTGATCGCTCATCCCGTCCAGATTTGGTTCAGTGTCGCGGCGGTGGATATGCGTCGCGGCATCGACGGTTTATCAAGCCATGTGCAGCAGGTGCTGGGACATGCGCCTTGCGCGGGGTCGGCCTTCGTGTTTCGCAATCGTGCGGGTAATCGCATCAAAGTATTGCTGTGGGACGGCACCGGAGTGTGGTTATGTCAGCGCCGTTTGCACGAGGGCCGCTTTATTGGGCCGAAGGCGGGAGAGCCCTGTGTTTCTCTCACAGTCGCGCAATGGGAATGGCTGATTGCCGGGGTCGATTGGCGGCGCTTGTCGTCTGTCCCGTCGGCGGATTTACGGGCTTGA
- the tnpA gene encoding IS66 family insertion sequence element accessory protein TnpA — translation MNSMNNKQAEQIRHIEQWRASGLSQVEYSRRNELKPATFNYWVRHLDAEASAVRPLSPSRAGFLPVSIDKVAEPAAHALLLRTRQGYTLELSTSTSPRWLAELLQCLD, via the coding sequence ATGAATAGCATGAATAACAAGCAAGCAGAGCAGATACGCCATATCGAGCAGTGGCGAGCCAGCGGCCTGAGTCAGGTCGAATATAGCCGTCGGAACGAGCTGAAGCCGGCTACTTTCAACTACTGGGTGCGGCATCTGGATGCCGAAGCATCCGCGGTTCGCCCTCTTTCACCTTCGCGCGCCGGTTTTTTGCCGGTATCGATTGATAAAGTAGCTGAACCGGCGGCGCATGCGCTGCTATTGCGGACAAGACAGGGGTACACCCTGGAACTCTCAACGTCGACTTCTCCTCGCTGGTTGGCGGAGCTGCTGCAATGTCTGGATTGA
- a CDS encoding HD-GYP domain-containing protein yields the protein MTKKIHVSEVKLGMFIHEICANWLDHPFWNGSFALNSIDSLTKLKASGIKYVWIDVSRGIDVEPRISMVTQENENRKIESVLHGAIADLPKTGRAVAIHEEIDNARKVLAKAQKKVEIMLLDARMGKALQIEDVMTVVYEINRSVARNSNALLSLVRLKNKDNYTYMHSVAVCALMMALGKQLGIRDEQLPLLGEAGLFHDIGKAKIPETVLNKPGKLTDEEFTVIKQHPRLGWRILKQLPGINDLTLDVALHHHEKTDGTGYPDKLSGESLSLAARMGAICDVYDAITSERCYKNAWEPAEAIRKIASWQQNGHFDKKVFHAFVKTVGIYPVGTLVKLKSGRLGVVVDQTEKNLTTPIVKVFFSIAGNMHIFPEKINMAKSRESIESSEDPTKWGFNLQTIMETNS from the coding sequence ATGACAAAGAAAATTCATGTTTCCGAGGTCAAGCTTGGCATGTTCATTCACGAAATATGTGCCAACTGGCTGGATCACCCTTTCTGGAATGGTTCGTTCGCTCTGAATTCGATCGATAGCTTAACAAAACTCAAGGCCAGCGGCATAAAGTATGTGTGGATAGATGTGTCAAGAGGGATTGATGTTGAACCACGCATCTCCATGGTAACCCAGGAAAATGAAAACCGGAAAATAGAAAGCGTGCTGCATGGTGCGATAGCCGACCTTCCAAAAACCGGGAGAGCTGTAGCCATACACGAAGAGATTGACAACGCCCGTAAGGTACTGGCCAAAGCTCAAAAAAAGGTAGAGATCATGCTTCTCGACGCACGCATGGGAAAAGCGCTCCAAATCGAAGATGTCATGACGGTGGTATATGAAATCAATCGATCCGTTGCGCGGAATTCGAATGCGCTGTTAAGTCTGGTACGGCTGAAAAACAAGGACAATTACACCTATATGCATTCCGTCGCGGTCTGTGCATTGATGATGGCGCTGGGAAAGCAATTGGGCATCAGAGACGAACAATTGCCGCTGTTAGGAGAGGCCGGACTATTCCACGATATCGGCAAGGCCAAGATTCCTGAAACCGTACTGAATAAACCCGGAAAACTGACGGATGAAGAGTTTACCGTCATAAAACAGCACCCGCGGCTGGGCTGGAGAATTTTAAAGCAATTACCGGGTATCAACGACCTAACACTGGATGTAGCCTTGCATCACCATGAAAAAACAGATGGCACGGGGTATCCAGACAAACTCTCGGGCGAAAGCTTGTCGTTGGCGGCACGCATGGGTGCAATCTGCGACGTATATGACGCCATCACTTCCGAGCGTTGCTATAAAAATGCATGGGAGCCTGCCGAAGCCATACGCAAAATAGCTTCCTGGCAGCAGAACGGACATTTCGATAAAAAAGTGTTTCACGCATTCGTCAAGACCGTGGGGATTTATCCGGTCGGAACCTTGGTCAAGCTGAAATCCGGTCGCCTGGGCGTCGTTGTCGATCAAACAGAAAAAAATCTGACGACGCCGATAGTGAAAGTTTTCTTTTCTATAGCAGGCAACATGCATATTTTTCCGGAAAAAATAAACATGGCTAAGTCACGCGAAAGCATAGAATCGAGTGAAGATCCCACAAAGTGGGGATTCAATTTGCAAACCATAATGGAGACAAATAGTTAG
- a CDS encoding type II toxin-antitoxin system ParD family antitoxin has translation MTMNVNLSPQLEDMVRQKVASGLYTSASEIVREALRMMEAQDRLRAAKLEQLRQDIYEGMESGEPTP, from the coding sequence ATGACAATGAACGTCAATTTAAGCCCTCAGCTTGAGGACATGGTGAGGCAAAAAGTTGCTTCCGGCCTTTACACCTCGGCCAGCGAAATTGTGCGCGAAGCGTTGCGGATGATGGAGGCACAAGACCGGTTACGCGCCGCAAAACTTGAACAGTTGAGGCAGGACATTTATGAAGGGATGGAAAGCGGCGAGCCGACGCCGTGA
- a CDS encoding type II toxin-antitoxin system RelE/ParE family toxin, whose translation MPFITKRPRAKSDLVEIWDYIAEDSEARADDFIDRIDQKFRTLAQRPGIGRLRDELAADVRSSQLATTI comes from the coding sequence GTGCCATTTATTACCAAAAGGCCACGCGCCAAAAGTGATCTTGTCGAAATATGGGATTACATCGCCGAAGACAGCGAAGCGCGGGCAGACGACTTCATCGACCGCATTGACCAGAAATTCCGCACACTGGCACAACGCCCCGGCATTGGCCGCTTGCGGGATGAACTGGCGGCAGATGTGCGAAGTTCCCAGTTGGCCACTACCATATAG
- a CDS encoding bacteriophage T4 gp5 trimerisation domain-containing protein, with amino-acid sequence MYFEPAGGNSKEVVSGNSVELINGNSTETVNGDSTETINGSSTETINGKSTETVNGDSYETVYGSSFEFLFGAWNFACSPWVTFEASSVLIEAIGVYLEGILASVGAIGLSVEVIGSNISRIQSNNEIIAVDAHFNEDVLEVVESKFKSIDLSLSKYDLSIKKADTVLHDASLAIDSLETRVFNSNISVHAADCHIYT; translated from the coding sequence TTGTATTTTGAGCCCGCCGGAGGAAACAGTAAGGAAGTTGTCTCAGGAAATAGCGTTGAATTAATTAACGGAAACTCCACTGAAACAGTTAATGGAGATTCCACTGAAACAATTAACGGAAGCTCCACTGAAACAATTAATGGAAAATCCACTGAAACAGTTAATGGAGATTCCTATGAAACAGTTTACGGAAGTTCATTCGAGTTTTTATTTGGAGCCTGGAACTTTGCTTGTTCTCCCTGGGTTACTTTCGAAGCATCTTCTGTTCTTATTGAAGCTATTGGTGTCTATTTAGAAGGAATACTGGCTAGCGTGGGAGCAATAGGGCTTAGCGTGGAAGTAATAGGATCTAATATTTCACGAATACAAAGCAATAATGAGATAATAGCAGTTGACGCTCACTTCAACGAAGATGTTTTAGAGGTGGTTGAAAGTAAGTTCAAAAGCATAGACTTGTCACTGAGTAAATACGATCTATCTATCAAAAAGGCCGATACAGTTTTACATGATGCGTCTCTCGCTATTGATTCTCTTGAAACTAGGGTTTTCAACTCTAATATATCGGTTCATGCTGCAGATTGTCATATCTATACCTGA
- a CDS encoding IS30 family transposase — MEKKYNHLSAEDRAAIMLMKSDGHSLRAMALRLQRSPSTISRELLRNPVKSGSYCAGTAGIRARQLRHMARKPRKLLPDSLLFGVVDYFLHEGWSPEQISGTLKRVYAEQGALTVSHETIYTALYAFPRGELRSELLSCLRQSHTGRRPRARGTDRRGQIPDMNSLHVRPPEIEDRLVPGHWEGDLIKGSGNRSSVGTLVERSSRLVMLAAMTSGTAEAALEGFSNALNRVHEPMRKTMTYDQGKEMSCHKTLSERAGITIYFADPHSPWQRGSNENTNGLLRQYLPKGTDLSTYSQEQLDEIAYRLNTRPRKILGFRTPLEVYAEFLHNCQKDEAMCESTTVALGI, encoded by the coding sequence ATGGAAAAGAAATATAATCACTTAAGTGCAGAGGATCGTGCCGCGATCATGTTGATGAAGTCAGATGGACATAGCCTGAGGGCGATGGCTTTGAGATTACAGCGATCTCCGTCAACGATCAGTCGCGAATTGTTACGCAATCCAGTCAAGTCTGGTAGCTATTGCGCAGGTACGGCGGGGATACGAGCGAGGCAGTTACGCCATATGGCTCGAAAGCCGCGCAAATTATTACCGGATAGCCTGCTTTTTGGCGTAGTCGATTACTTTCTGCATGAAGGTTGGTCGCCTGAACAGATTTCTGGCACACTCAAGCGCGTGTATGCAGAGCAGGGAGCCCTTACGGTGTCACATGAAACGATATACACCGCACTGTATGCCTTCCCACGCGGTGAATTACGCAGCGAACTGTTGAGCTGTTTGCGGCAATCTCACACGGGCAGACGTCCTCGCGCCAGAGGAACCGATCGGCGTGGTCAGATACCTGATATGAACAGCTTGCATGTACGTCCACCGGAGATTGAAGACCGGCTGGTTCCAGGGCATTGGGAAGGTGATCTGATCAAGGGGTCAGGCAATCGTTCTTCGGTAGGCACGCTGGTCGAGCGTAGCAGCCGCCTTGTGATGCTGGCGGCTATGACGTCCGGCACGGCTGAAGCCGCACTGGAAGGCTTCAGTAACGCATTGAACCGTGTCCATGAGCCGATGCGCAAAACCATGACCTATGATCAAGGTAAGGAAATGAGCTGCCATAAAACGCTCAGTGAGCGAGCGGGCATCACCATCTACTTTGCCGACCCTCATAGCCCTTGGCAACGCGGAAGTAACGAGAACACCAATGGACTACTGCGCCAGTATTTACCCAAAGGAACCGATTTGTCGACCTACTCGCAGGAGCAACTGGATGAAATCGCATACAGACTGAACACGAGACCGAGAAAAATTCTCGGGTTTAGAACCCCCTTGGAAGTTTATGCCGAATTCCTGCATAATTGCCAAAAGGATGAGGCTATGTGCGAATCAACAACCGTTGCACTTGGAATTTGA
- a CDS encoding recombinase family protein — translation MLVGYARVSTNDQHLDLQQDALRAAQCDDIYTDTASGAKMQRPGLTDALKQCRSGDTLVVWKLDRLGRSLPHLVETVRDLVARGVGFKSLQENIDTTTSGGKLIFHIFASLAEFERDIIRERTHAGLSAARARGRNGGRPAGVDERKKKAAIALSRDKERSVKDICEIVGISRNTYYKYTRAEDKPAAASKKPKNAGKLATGDKA, via the coding sequence ATGCTTGTCGGCTATGCCAGAGTATCGACCAACGACCAACACCTTGATCTTCAGCAAGATGCTTTGCGGGCTGCGCAGTGCGATGACATTTATACTGACACCGCCAGTGGAGCCAAGATGCAGCGGCCAGGACTGACCGACGCGCTTAAGCAATGCCGGTCAGGTGACACGCTGGTTGTCTGGAAACTCGACCGGCTGGGGCGTTCTCTTCCGCACCTGGTTGAAACCGTGCGCGATCTGGTGGCGCGAGGTGTCGGCTTCAAAAGCCTGCAAGAAAATATCGACACCACCACGTCAGGCGGCAAACTGATTTTTCATATCTTTGCTTCGCTGGCCGAGTTTGAGCGCGACATCATCCGCGAGCGTACCCATGCCGGGCTGTCGGCGGCGCGTGCGCGTGGCAGAAATGGCGGAAGGCCTGCAGGCGTGGACGAAAGGAAGAAAAAAGCGGCGATTGCGCTCTCCAGGGACAAGGAGCGTAGCGTCAAGGACATTTGCGAAATCGTCGGTATTTCACGCAATACCTATTATAAGTACACGCGCGCCGAGGATAAGCCGGCAGCGGCATCCAAGAAACCGAAGAACGCCGGTAAGCTGGCGACGGGAGACAAAGCATAA
- a CDS encoding IS5 family transposase, whose amino-acid sequence MKQTTLLDVLLQQKSRTTRRETFLNAMDQVVPWSELVELIQPVYPASGRGRPPIGIERMLRLYFIQQWYGFSDEGTEDALYDMPLLSRFAGIDLTHERVPDATTLLNFRHLLEEHKLAPVMLGRINALLEAKGLLMREGTIVDATLIAAPPSTKNKSGERDPEMHQTKKGNQWYFGMKAHIGVDAESGLVHTVVGTSAHVSDVVMTSELLHGREQVVIADAGYIGVEKREENTGKTVEWLIAMKRGKLKAMPEGRWKETVREIEKKKAQIRSRVEHPFHVIKNLFHYRKTRYRGLEKNTHQLQILFGLCNLYRSQKRLMGSI is encoded by the coding sequence ATGAAACAGACCACCCTCCTTGACGTTCTTCTCCAGCAAAAATCGCGTACCACGCGGCGCGAGACTTTTTTGAACGCGATGGATCAGGTAGTTCCCTGGTCTGAACTGGTCGAGCTCATTCAGCCGGTGTATCCCGCTTCCGGACGAGGTCGTCCGCCTATCGGGATCGAAAGGATGTTGCGATTGTATTTCATCCAGCAATGGTACGGCTTTTCCGACGAAGGAACAGAAGATGCGCTTTATGATATGCCCCTATTAAGCCGCTTTGCCGGAATTGACCTGACGCATGAGCGTGTTCCCGATGCTACCACGCTATTGAACTTCCGCCACCTGCTGGAAGAGCATAAGCTGGCGCCGGTGATGCTGGGCCGCATTAATGCGCTTCTTGAAGCGAAAGGATTACTCATGCGCGAAGGAACGATCGTGGATGCCACGTTGATCGCAGCGCCGCCCTCGACCAAAAACAAAAGTGGCGAGCGCGATCCGGAAATGCACCAGACCAAGAAAGGAAATCAGTGGTATTTCGGGATGAAGGCGCATATTGGTGTGGATGCTGAATCGGGACTGGTTCATACGGTTGTCGGTACGTCGGCGCATGTCAGTGATGTGGTGATGACCAGCGAGTTGCTTCATGGTCGGGAACAAGTGGTCATAGCCGATGCCGGTTACATCGGCGTTGAAAAGCGCGAAGAGAATACCGGGAAAACGGTGGAGTGGTTGATCGCCATGAAGCGCGGCAAGCTAAAAGCGATGCCCGAAGGCCGATGGAAAGAAACGGTGCGCGAGATCGAAAAAAAGAAGGCGCAGATTCGTTCGCGTGTCGAGCATCCGTTCCATGTGATCAAGAACCTGTTTCATTATCGCAAGACGCGG